The Streptomyces sp. NBC_01689 genome includes a window with the following:
- a CDS encoding DUF5947 family protein: MSTPTGARPATRGPGLRRFLTGREPRPERCGLCATAVDEAHHRHLVDTEQRAIVCACLPCALLMQQPGAAAAGRFRAVPDRYLTDPDHALDDGAWEALQIPVGVAFFFRNAALDRLVALYPSPAGATESELDPAVWKTVLGGSRLAALLEPDVEALLLRRVDGRVECVLVPVDICYELVGRMRLLWQGFDGGAEARAALDTFFARVRERARDVGEESRP, translated from the coding sequence GTGAGCACCCCCACCGGCGCGCGCCCGGCCACCCGGGGGCCGGGCCTGCGCAGGTTCCTGACCGGTCGTGAACCGCGGCCGGAGCGGTGCGGACTGTGCGCGACGGCGGTCGACGAGGCACACCACCGCCACCTCGTCGACACCGAGCAGCGGGCCATCGTCTGCGCCTGCCTCCCCTGCGCCCTGCTCATGCAGCAGCCGGGCGCCGCCGCCGCGGGCCGCTTCCGCGCGGTACCGGACCGGTACCTCACCGACCCGGACCACGCGCTCGACGACGGCGCCTGGGAAGCCCTGCAGATCCCGGTCGGCGTCGCCTTCTTCTTCCGCAACGCGGCGCTCGACCGGCTCGTGGCCCTCTACCCGAGCCCGGCCGGGGCGACCGAGAGCGAACTCGACCCGGCCGTCTGGAAGACCGTCCTGGGCGGCAGCCGGCTCGCCGCGCTGCTCGAACCCGACGTGGAGGCACTCCTGCTGCGCCGCGTCGACGGCCGCGTCGAGTGCGTCCTCGTACCCGTCGACATCTGCTACGAACTCGTCGGCCGGATGCGCCTGTTGTGGCAGGGCTTCGACGGGGGAGCGGAGGCCCGCGCGGCCCTGGACACCTTCTTCGCACGGGTGCGGGAACGCGCCCGGGACGTGGGGGAGGAGAGCCGCCCGTGA
- the lpdA gene encoding dihydrolipoyl dehydrogenase, whose amino-acid sequence MSAHFDVVVLGAGPGGYVAAIRAAQLGLRTAIVEEKYWGGVCLNVGCIPSKALLRNAELAHIFTQEARTFGIRVNGEVTFDYGAAFTRSRKVADGRVKGVHYLMKKNEITQYTGRGVFSDDHTLRVDLADGGTETLTFDHCVIAAGATTKLLPNTSLSERVVTYEEQILADTLPRSIIIAGAGAIGVEFAYVLHNYGVEVTLVEFLDRIVPLEDEEVSAELTRRYKRLGINVLTSTRVEAINDSGDSVKVMVTTGGQRQTLQADKVMQAIGFQPRVAGYGLENTGVRLTDRGAIDIDGRCRTSVPHIYAIGDVTAKLMLAHAAEAMGIVAAETIADAETMELDYVMIPRATYCQPQIASFGWTEAQARERGFDVRVAKFPFTANGKSHGLGDTAGFVKILSDARHGELLGAHLIGPEVTELLPELTLAQQWDLTVHEVARNVHGHPTLGEAVKEAVHGLAGHMINM is encoded by the coding sequence ATGAGCGCACACTTTGACGTGGTGGTCCTGGGCGCCGGCCCGGGTGGATATGTCGCGGCGATCAGGGCCGCCCAGCTCGGGCTCCGCACGGCGATCGTCGAGGAGAAGTACTGGGGCGGAGTGTGCCTCAACGTGGGCTGCATCCCGTCCAAGGCGCTGCTGCGCAACGCGGAGCTCGCCCACATCTTCACCCAGGAGGCCAGGACCTTCGGCATCCGGGTGAACGGGGAGGTCACCTTCGACTACGGCGCGGCCTTCACCCGCAGCCGCAAGGTGGCGGACGGGCGCGTCAAGGGCGTCCACTACCTGATGAAGAAGAACGAGATCACCCAGTACACCGGCCGCGGCGTCTTCAGCGACGACCACACCCTGCGGGTCGACCTCGCCGACGGCGGCACGGAGACCCTCACGTTCGACCACTGCGTCATCGCCGCCGGCGCCACCACGAAACTGCTGCCGAACACCTCGCTCAGCGAGCGGGTGGTGACGTACGAGGAGCAGATCCTGGCCGACACGCTGCCGCGGAGCATCATCATCGCGGGCGCGGGTGCCATCGGGGTCGAGTTCGCGTACGTCCTGCACAACTACGGTGTCGAGGTCACCCTCGTCGAGTTCCTCGACCGTATCGTCCCGTTGGAGGACGAGGAGGTCTCCGCGGAGCTGACCCGCCGCTACAAGCGGCTCGGCATCAACGTGCTGACCTCCACCCGCGTCGAGGCGATCAACGATTCGGGTGACTCGGTCAAGGTGATGGTGACCACGGGCGGTCAGCGTCAGACGCTCCAGGCCGACAAGGTGATGCAGGCGATCGGCTTCCAGCCGCGCGTGGCGGGCTACGGGCTGGAGAACACCGGGGTCCGGCTCACCGACCGCGGGGCGATCGACATCGACGGGCGGTGCCGCACGAGCGTCCCGCACATCTACGCCATCGGTGACGTGACGGCGAAGCTGATGCTCGCGCACGCGGCCGAGGCGATGGGCATCGTGGCGGCCGAGACGATCGCCGACGCGGAGACCATGGAACTCGACTACGTCATGATCCCGCGCGCGACCTACTGTCAGCCGCAGATCGCCAGCTTCGGCTGGACCGAGGCGCAGGCCCGCGAGAGGGGCTTCGACGTGCGGGTCGCGAAGTTCCCGTTCACCGCCAACGGCAAGTCGCACGGCCTGGGCGACACCGCGGGCTTCGTGAAGATCCTCAGTGACGCCCGGCACGGTGAACTCCTCGGCGCCCATCTGATCGGCCCCGAGGTCACCGAACTCCTGCCGGAGCTGACACTCGCCCAGCAGTGGGATCTGACCGTCCATGAGGTCGCCCGCAACGTGCACGGCCACCCGACGCTCGGCGAGGCGGTCAAGGAGGCCGTCCACGGCCTGGCGGGCCACATGATCAACATGTGA
- a CDS encoding discoidin domain-containing protein, translating to MFAVVTALLATCLLALVQAPAQAAGTLLSQGKPVTASSTENAGTPASAAVDGDAGTRWSSAAADPQWLQVDLGSTATVDQIVLNWESAYATAYRIQTSANGTSWTDIYSTTTATGGTQTLTVNGTGRYVRMYGTARATAYGFSLWEFQVYGSGGSGGTGCSTTDAALNKPATASSTENAGTPASAAVDGRNDTRWSSAAAEPQWIQVDLGATQSICGVQLSWEAAYGKAYQIQVSDNGTTWTTVYQTSTGVGATELLTLTGSGRYVRMNGTTRATQYGFSLWEFQVFTTGTTPPPGGGNAVLLSYKKPATASSAQDDAQCGGCTPAKAFDHDPATRWATAAGSGWTDPQWISVDLGASAHVTQVVLQWDPAYASAYRVQVSADNTNWTDVYSTTTGTGFKQTLNVDGTGRYVRMYGTARGTAYGYSLWTFDVFGTGGSPTAPPPNPPDPGNPQHVVFQDDFNTAAGTTPDASKWTQDTGPGVNGELEYYTNGRNTTMDGAGNLVIEARKEVTPGSSCPTDPLTGSTTCQYTSGRINTSDHFNFTYGHVESRIKVTGTQGLWPAFWLLGSNFKTGTPWPACGEIDIMEHIGKVPDTVYSTLHAPAYNGGGGFGSPYQVAGSDFSSAFHTYALDWDSSHMTFSVDNNAFFTVARSTLETTKGPWVYDHPFYMILNNAVGGDWPGAPNATTVFPQKMLVDYVRVSQ from the coding sequence CTGTTCGCCGTCGTCACCGCCCTGCTGGCGACCTGCCTGCTGGCCCTGGTGCAGGCGCCCGCCCAGGCGGCCGGAACGCTGCTGTCGCAGGGCAAGCCCGTCACCGCCTCGTCCACCGAGAACGCGGGCACGCCCGCCTCCGCCGCGGTGGACGGCGACGCCGGTACGCGCTGGTCCAGCGCCGCCGCCGACCCCCAGTGGCTGCAGGTCGACCTGGGCTCGACCGCCACGGTCGACCAGATCGTCCTGAACTGGGAAAGCGCCTACGCCACGGCATACAGGATCCAGACGTCCGCGAACGGCACCTCGTGGACCGACATCTACTCCACCACCACGGCCACCGGCGGCACCCAGACCCTGACCGTCAACGGCACCGGCCGCTACGTCCGTATGTACGGCACGGCCCGTGCCACCGCCTACGGCTTCTCCCTCTGGGAGTTCCAGGTCTACGGCAGCGGCGGCAGCGGCGGCACCGGATGCTCCACCACCGACGCGGCGCTGAACAAGCCCGCCACCGCCTCGTCCACCGAGAACGCCGGCACCCCCGCCTCGGCCGCCGTCGACGGCCGGAACGACACCCGCTGGTCGAGCGCCGCCGCCGAACCGCAGTGGATCCAGGTCGACCTGGGCGCCACGCAGAGCATCTGCGGCGTTCAGCTCAGCTGGGAGGCCGCGTACGGGAAGGCCTACCAGATCCAGGTCTCCGACAACGGCACCACCTGGACGACCGTGTACCAGACCTCCACCGGTGTCGGCGCCACCGAACTGCTCACCCTGACCGGCTCGGGCCGCTACGTCCGCATGAACGGGACGACCAGGGCGACCCAGTACGGCTTCTCGCTCTGGGAGTTCCAGGTGTTCACCACCGGGACCACCCCGCCACCGGGCGGCGGCAACGCCGTGCTGCTCTCCTACAAGAAGCCCGCCACCGCCTCCAGCGCCCAGGACGACGCGCAGTGCGGCGGCTGCACCCCCGCCAAGGCCTTCGATCACGACCCGGCCACCCGCTGGGCCACGGCCGCGGGCAGCGGCTGGACCGACCCGCAGTGGATCAGCGTCGACCTCGGCGCGAGCGCGCACGTCACCCAGGTCGTCCTGCAGTGGGACCCGGCCTACGCCAGCGCCTACCGGGTCCAGGTCTCGGCCGACAACACGAACTGGACCGACGTCTACTCGACGACCACCGGCACGGGCTTCAAGCAGACCCTGAACGTCGACGGCACCGGCCGGTACGTGCGGATGTACGGCACGGCGCGCGGCACGGCGTACGGCTACTCCCTGTGGACCTTCGACGTGTTCGGCACCGGGGGCAGCCCGACCGCCCCGCCACCGAACCCGCCCGACCCGGGCAACCCCCAACACGTCGTCTTCCAGGACGACTTCAACACCGCCGCCGGCACCACGCCGGACGCCTCGAAGTGGACCCAGGACACCGGACCCGGTGTCAACGGTGAGCTGGAGTACTACACCAACGGCAGGAACACCACGATGGACGGCGCCGGGAACCTCGTCATAGAGGCCCGCAAGGAGGTGACTCCGGGCTCCAGTTGCCCCACCGACCCCCTGACCGGTTCCACGACCTGCCAGTACACCTCGGGCCGGATCAACACCTCCGACCACTTCAACTTCACCTACGGACACGTCGAGTCACGGATCAAGGTGACCGGCACACAGGGACTGTGGCCCGCGTTCTGGCTTCTGGGCTCCAACTTCAAGACCGGTACCCCGTGGCCGGCCTGCGGTGAGATCGACATCATGGAGCACATCGGCAAGGTGCCGGACACCGTCTACTCGACCCTCCACGCGCCCGCCTACAACGGCGGCGGTGGCTTCGGCTCGCCCTACCAGGTGGCCGGCAGCGACTTCTCGTCCGCCTTCCACACCTACGCGCTGGACTGGGACTCCAGCCACATGACCTTCAGTGTCGACAACAACGCGTTCTTCACCGTCGCCCGGTCGACCCTGGAGACGACGAAGGGCCCGTGGGTCTACGACCACCCCTTCTACATGATCCTCAACAACGCGGTGGGCGGCGACTGGCCGGGAGCCCCGAACGCCACCACGGTCTTCCCGCAGAAGATGCTGGTGGACTACGTGCGCGTCTCCCAGTAG
- a CDS encoding nickel-dependent hydrogenase large subunit, producing MAPKTKAAGDGSGLMEMAWDPITRIVGSLGIHTKIDFKQKRVAECYSTSSVFRGYSVFMRGKDPRDAHFITSRICGICGDNHATCSVYAQNMAYGVKPPHLGEWIINLGESAEYMFDHNIFQENLVGVDYCEKMVKETNPGVLELAERTEAPHAGEHGYRTIADIMRSLNPLEGEFYREALQVSRYTREMFCLMEGRHVHPSTLYPGGVGTIASVQLFTDYLSRLTRYVEFMKRVVPLHDDLFDFFYEALPGYEEVGRRRVLLGCWGALNDPEYCDFTYANMTDWGRRMFVTPGIVVDGKLVTNDLTEINLGLRILLGSSYYEDWQGQEQFVTHDPLGNPVDPRHPWNQHTIPAPQKRNFDDKYSWVMSPRWFDGKDHLALDTGGGPIARLWSTALSGLVDTGYVKATGHSVVINLPRTMTKPETTFEWKIPRWSNALERNRARTYFQAYTAAVALHFAEKALEEVRAGRTQTWEKFEVPDEAIGVGFTEAVRGVLSHHMVIRDGKIANYHPYPPTPWNASTRDTFGTPGPYEDAVQNTPIFEENSPENFKGIDIMRAVRSFDPCLPCGVHMYVGGGKTVQKMHMPTGLSGLGG from the coding sequence ATGGCACCGAAGACGAAGGCGGCCGGCGACGGTAGCGGCCTGATGGAGATGGCCTGGGACCCGATCACCCGGATCGTGGGCAGCCTGGGCATCCACACGAAGATCGACTTCAAGCAGAAGCGCGTCGCGGAGTGCTACAGCACCTCGTCCGTCTTCCGCGGGTACAGCGTCTTCATGCGGGGCAAGGACCCCCGCGACGCGCACTTCATCACCAGCCGCATCTGCGGGATCTGCGGCGACAACCACGCGACCTGTTCGGTGTACGCGCAGAACATGGCGTACGGCGTGAAGCCCCCGCACCTCGGGGAGTGGATCATCAACCTCGGCGAGTCCGCCGAGTACATGTTCGACCACAACATCTTCCAGGAGAACCTGGTCGGGGTCGACTACTGCGAGAAGATGGTCAAGGAGACCAACCCCGGTGTCCTCGAACTCGCCGAGCGCACCGAGGCACCGCACGCCGGGGAGCACGGCTACCGCACCATCGCCGACATCATGCGGTCCCTGAACCCCCTCGAGGGCGAGTTCTACCGCGAGGCCCTCCAGGTGAGCCGGTACACCCGCGAGATGTTCTGCCTGATGGAGGGGCGCCATGTGCACCCCTCCACGCTCTACCCGGGCGGCGTCGGCACCATCGCCTCCGTGCAGCTCTTCACCGACTACCTCAGCCGGCTGACGCGCTACGTGGAGTTCATGAAGCGCGTCGTCCCCCTGCACGACGACCTCTTCGACTTCTTCTACGAGGCCCTGCCCGGCTACGAGGAAGTGGGGCGCCGGCGCGTCCTGCTCGGCTGCTGGGGCGCGCTCAACGACCCCGAGTACTGCGACTTCACCTACGCCAACATGACGGACTGGGGCCGGCGGATGTTCGTCACCCCCGGCATCGTCGTCGACGGCAAACTCGTCACCAACGACCTCACCGAGATCAACCTCGGCCTGCGCATCCTGCTGGGCAGTTCCTACTACGAGGACTGGCAGGGCCAGGAGCAGTTCGTCACCCACGACCCGCTCGGCAACCCGGTCGACCCGCGGCACCCGTGGAACCAGCACACCATCCCGGCCCCGCAGAAGCGGAACTTCGACGACAAGTACAGCTGGGTCATGTCCCCCCGCTGGTTCGACGGCAAGGACCACCTCGCCCTGGACACCGGCGGCGGCCCCATCGCCCGCCTGTGGTCCACCGCCCTGTCCGGTCTCGTCGACACCGGCTACGTCAAGGCCACCGGACACAGCGTCGTCATCAACCTGCCCCGCACGATGACGAAGCCCGAGACCACCTTCGAGTGGAAGATCCCGCGCTGGAGCAACGCGCTGGAGCGCAACCGCGCCCGCACCTACTTCCAGGCCTACACCGCCGCCGTCGCGCTGCACTTCGCGGAGAAGGCCCTGGAGGAGGTCCGCGCCGGACGCACCCAGACCTGGGAGAAGTTCGAGGTGCCCGACGAGGCCATCGGCGTCGGCTTCACCGAGGCGGTCCGCGGTGTCCTCTCCCACCACATGGTGATCCGCGACGGCAAGATCGCCAACTACCACCCGTACCCGCCCACCCCCTGGAACGCCAGCACCCGGGACACCTTCGGCACCCCCGGCCCGTACGAGGACGCCGTGCAGAACACCCCGATCTTCGAGGAGAACTCCCCGGAGAACTTCAAGGGCATCGACATCATGCGCGCGGTCCGCAGCTTCGACCCCTGCCTGCCCTGCGGTGTCCACATGTACGTGGGCGGCGGCAAGACCGTGCAGAAGATGCACATGCCCACCGGCCTGAGCGGACTGGGCGGATGA
- a CDS encoding glycoside hydrolase family 6 protein has product MPSRRPDSTSRRSGPKRTAALAVGALIGALSVTALPTTATGAAKLDNPYVGAKAYVNPDWSARAAAEPGGSAVSDQPTFVWLDRMAAIQGTADARGLKAHLDAAKAQGANLVQLVIYDLPGRDCAALASNGELGPDDLATYQSDYIDPIAAILADPAYASLRIVNLIEPDSLPNLVTNAGGTAGSTPQCATMKANGNYEKGVGYALHKLGALPNAYNYIDAGHHGWLGWDSNLTPAAQEFKKAATTGGATVNDVTGFIVNTANYSATKEPYVKVTDTVNGQTVRQSKWIDWNQYDDESSYAQGLRTALVAQGFDAGIGMLVDTSRNGWGGSARPTGPGPTTSVDAYVDGGRIDRRIHAGNWCNQSGAGLGERPATAPDTGIDAYVWAKPPGESDGASQAVDNDEGKGFDRMCDPTYTGNARNGNNLTGALPNSPLAGHWFSAQFRQLLANANPPLSGSGGGGGDTQAPTVPGGLAVGSTTSSSATLSWSASTDNTAVTGYDVYRNGTKVGTATTTSYTDSGLAASTTYTYTVRAKDAAGNVSAASTAVSATTKASGGGGGTPGLKAQYKNNDSATGDNGIRPGLKLVNGGSAAADLSKVTIRYWFTGESSAAGYQTFCDWAQLGCSTVKTSVGTVSPGRTGADHYLEVGFTSGSLAAGADSGELQLRMAKSDWSNFDESDDYSRGANSSYADAPKVTVYVAGTLVWGTEP; this is encoded by the coding sequence ATGCCTTCCCGTAGACCCGACTCCACGTCGCGCCGAAGCGGACCGAAGCGGACCGCCGCTCTCGCCGTCGGCGCCCTCATCGGGGCGCTGTCCGTCACCGCCCTCCCGACCACCGCGACCGGAGCCGCCAAACTCGACAACCCCTATGTCGGAGCGAAGGCGTACGTGAACCCCGACTGGTCGGCCAGGGCGGCGGCCGAGCCGGGCGGTTCGGCCGTCTCCGACCAGCCCACGTTCGTCTGGCTGGACCGGATGGCCGCGATCCAGGGCACCGCCGACGCCCGAGGTCTGAAGGCGCACCTCGACGCGGCGAAGGCCCAGGGCGCCAACCTCGTCCAGCTGGTCATCTACGACCTGCCGGGCAGGGACTGCGCGGCCCTCGCCTCCAACGGCGAACTCGGCCCCGACGATCTGGCCACCTACCAGAGCGACTACATCGACCCGATCGCCGCGATCCTCGCCGACCCCGCCTACGCGAGCCTGCGGATCGTCAACCTCATCGAGCCCGACTCGCTGCCCAACCTCGTGACCAACGCGGGCGGCACCGCGGGGTCCACGCCCCAGTGCGCCACGATGAAGGCGAACGGCAACTACGAGAAGGGCGTCGGCTACGCCCTGCACAAGCTCGGCGCACTGCCCAACGCGTACAACTACATCGACGCGGGCCACCACGGCTGGCTCGGCTGGGACAGCAATCTCACCCCGGCCGCACAGGAGTTCAAGAAGGCCGCCACCACGGGTGGCGCCACCGTGAACGACGTGACGGGCTTCATCGTCAACACCGCCAACTACTCCGCCACCAAAGAGCCGTACGTCAAGGTGACGGACACGGTGAACGGTCAGACGGTGCGCCAGTCCAAGTGGATCGACTGGAACCAGTACGACGACGAGAGCTCGTACGCGCAAGGGCTGCGCACCGCACTCGTCGCGCAGGGCTTCGACGCCGGTATCGGCATGCTGGTCGACACCTCGCGCAATGGCTGGGGCGGTTCGGCGAGGCCGACCGGACCCGGTCCGACGACGAGCGTCGACGCCTATGTGGACGGCGGCCGCATCGACCGGCGCATCCACGCGGGCAACTGGTGCAACCAGAGCGGGGCGGGCCTCGGTGAACGCCCGGCGACCGCACCCGACACGGGCATCGACGCCTATGTGTGGGCCAAGCCGCCGGGGGAGTCGGACGGGGCCAGCCAGGCCGTCGACAACGACGAGGGCAAGGGCTTCGACAGGATGTGCGACCCCACGTACACGGGGAACGCGCGGAACGGGAACAACCTCACCGGCGCACTGCCCAACTCCCCGCTCGCCGGGCACTGGTTCTCCGCCCAGTTCCGCCAACTGCTCGCCAACGCCAACCCGCCGCTGAGCGGTTCGGGCGGCGGTGGCGGTGACACGCAGGCCCCGACCGTTCCCGGTGGCCTCGCGGTCGGCTCCACGACGAGCAGCAGCGCCACCCTGAGCTGGAGCGCGTCCACGGACAACACCGCCGTCACCGGGTACGACGTCTACCGCAACGGCACCAAGGTCGGCACCGCCACCACCACGTCGTACACCGACAGCGGTCTCGCCGCGTCCACCACCTACACGTACACCGTCAGGGCCAAGGACGCGGCCGGCAACGTCTCGGCCGCGTCCACGGCGGTGTCCGCCACCACCAAGGCCTCGGGCGGCGGAGGAGGCACGCCGGGCCTCAAGGCCCAGTACAAGAACAACGACTCCGCCACGGGTGACAACGGGATCAGGCCGGGCCTCAAGCTCGTCAACGGCGGTTCCGCCGCGGCCGATCTGTCCAAGGTGACCATCCGTTACTGGTTCACCGGGGAGTCCTCGGCCGCCGGTTACCAGACCTTCTGCGATTGGGCACAGCTCGGCTGCTCCACGGTGAAGACCTCGGTCGGCACCGTGTCTCCGGGCCGCACGGGCGCGGACCACTATCTGGAGGTGGGCTTCACCTCCGGTTCGCTGGCCGCCGGAGCCGACAGCGGAGAGCTGCAGTTGCGCATGGCCAAGTCGGACTGGTCGAACTTCGACGAGTCGGACGACTACAGCCGGGGCGCCAACAGCTCCTACGCGGACGCTCCCAAGGTGACCGTGTACGTGGCGGGCACCCTCGTCTGGGGCACCGAGCCGTAG
- a CDS encoding hydrogenase expression protein HypE, with protein MTATTPSTAGATDAGGAPADETPTIHILWINAGLSCDGDSVALTAAMQPSIEQIALSDLPGLPKIAVHWPLIDFECGPVGGADTFIEWFFKGERGEIDPFVLVVEGSIPNESIKPEGYWSGFGDDPATGQPITTSEWIDRLAPKALAVVAIGTCATYGGIHAMAGNPTGAMGLPDYLGWDWTSHAGIPIVCVPGCPIQPDNFAETLTYLLYQAAGSAPMIPLDDKLRPAWLFGATVHEGCDRAGYYEQGEFATTYDSPKCLVKLGCWGPVVKCNVPKRGWMNGIGGCPNVGGICIACTMPGFPDKFMPFMDEPPGAKLSTKASGAYGAVVRRLRTLTTQTVDKEPKWRHTGDKITTGYRPPW; from the coding sequence ATGACAGCGACGACGCCGAGCACGGCCGGCGCCACGGACGCCGGTGGTGCGCCTGCCGACGAGACCCCCACGATCCACATCCTCTGGATCAACGCGGGGCTGAGCTGCGACGGAGACTCGGTCGCGCTGACGGCCGCGATGCAGCCGAGCATCGAGCAGATCGCCCTCAGCGATCTGCCGGGGCTGCCGAAGATCGCCGTCCACTGGCCCCTCATCGACTTCGAGTGCGGTCCGGTCGGCGGCGCGGACACGTTCATCGAGTGGTTCTTCAAGGGGGAGCGGGGCGAGATCGACCCGTTCGTGCTGGTCGTCGAGGGATCCATCCCCAACGAGTCGATCAAGCCCGAGGGCTACTGGTCGGGCTTCGGCGACGACCCGGCGACCGGTCAGCCCATCACGACCAGCGAGTGGATCGACCGGCTCGCGCCCAAGGCGCTGGCCGTCGTCGCCATCGGCACCTGCGCCACCTACGGCGGCATCCACGCCATGGCCGGCAACCCGACCGGCGCGATGGGCCTGCCCGACTACCTCGGCTGGGACTGGACGTCGCACGCCGGCATCCCCATCGTGTGCGTCCCCGGCTGCCCCATCCAGCCGGACAACTTCGCCGAGACGCTCACCTACCTGCTGTACCAGGCGGCCGGTTCCGCCCCGATGATCCCCCTCGACGACAAGCTGCGCCCCGCGTGGCTGTTCGGTGCCACCGTGCACGAGGGCTGCGACCGGGCGGGCTACTACGAGCAGGGCGAGTTCGCGACCACCTACGACTCGCCCAAGTGCCTGGTGAAGCTCGGCTGTTGGGGCCCGGTCGTGAAGTGCAACGTGCCCAAGCGTGGCTGGATGAACGGCATCGGCGGCTGCCCGAACGTCGGCGGCATCTGCATCGCCTGCACCATGCCCGGGTTCCCGGACAAGTTCATGCCGTTCATGGACGAACCCCCCGGCGCGAAGCTGTCCACCAAGGCCAGCGGCGCCTACGGCGCGGTGGTCCGCAGGCTGCGGACCCTCACGACCCAGACCGTCGACAAGGAGCCGAAGTGGCGCCACACCGGGGACAAGATCACCACCGGATACCGGCCGCCGTGGTGA
- a CDS encoding PASTA domain-containing protein, which produces MTVVDLSSDTGYSRHLASVTASVTGVTVVPDVRGDTRAQASLAVTAAGYALGTVSTTVDCDSVDRVRSQNPGAGTPGPPGSTVSITLGKKPAPPRICE; this is translated from the coding sequence ATGACCGTGGTCGACCTGTCCTCGGACACCGGTTACAGCCGGCACCTGGCGTCCGTCACCGCTTCGGTGACCGGCGTGACCGTGGTCCCGGACGTGCGGGGTGACACCCGGGCACAGGCGAGCCTGGCCGTCACCGCGGCGGGCTACGCGCTGGGCACGGTGAGCACCACGGTGGACTGCGACAGCGTCGACCGGGTGCGGAGCCAGAACCCCGGGGCCGGCACCCCGGGCCCGCCGGGTTCCACGGTATCGATCACCCTCGGCAAGAAGCCGGCCCCGCCGCGGATCTGCGAGTGA
- a CDS encoding Crp/Fnr family transcriptional regulator, translating into MANLSPDDRDALLRQGRVVRYETGDVLIREGGPETTVLLLTDGCVKVVGAVEDGGTVLLALRVRGELVGEVSALDGQPRSATVIAARPTVTRTLTSTVFLAFLRESRDAAEVVQRSVAGKLRGATRHRIDTSGGTATVRLARTLDNLVRSYARAVPEGLRIDVPLSHTDLAALAGISDASVQRALRSLRAAGAVTTKYRGVVIREPDILRAIASQSGWPAADPGALPGVPTPRAPRPPRPKRAPLEPPAPHVESATRLAAPAGGTPLSEAG; encoded by the coding sequence ATGGCCAATCTGTCGCCCGACGACCGGGACGCGCTGCTGCGGCAGGGCCGTGTCGTGCGGTACGAGACCGGCGACGTACTCATCCGCGAAGGCGGGCCGGAAACCACCGTGCTGCTGCTCACCGACGGCTGCGTCAAGGTCGTCGGTGCCGTCGAGGACGGGGGCACGGTACTGCTCGCCCTCCGGGTGCGGGGCGAACTGGTCGGTGAGGTCTCGGCTTTGGACGGGCAGCCGCGCTCGGCCACCGTGATCGCCGCCCGCCCCACCGTCACCCGCACCCTCACCAGTACCGTCTTCCTCGCCTTCCTCCGGGAGAGCCGGGACGCGGCGGAGGTCGTGCAGAGATCCGTGGCGGGCAAACTGCGCGGCGCCACCCGCCACCGCATCGACACCAGCGGCGGCACGGCCACCGTCCGGCTGGCCCGCACCCTGGACAACCTCGTCCGCAGCTACGCGCGCGCCGTGCCCGAGGGGCTGCGGATCGACGTACCGCTCAGCCACACGGACCTCGCGGCGCTCGCCGGGATCTCCGACGCGAGCGTGCAGCGGGCGCTGCGCAGTCTGCGGGCCGCCGGGGCGGTGACGACCAAGTACCGCGGGGTCGTCATCCGTGAGCCGGACATCCTGCGGGCCATCGCCTCCCAGAGCGGCTGGCCCGCGGCCGACCCCGGTGCGCTGCCGGGCGTCCCCACCCCCCGCGCGCCCCGGCCGCCCCGTCCCAAGCGGGCACCGCTCGAACCGCCCGCGCCGCACGTGGAGTCGGCCACCCGTCTCGCCGCGCCGGCCGGCGGCACACCGCTGTCCGAGGCCGGCTGA